The following coding sequences are from one Paramormyrops kingsleyae isolate MSU_618 chromosome 21, PKINGS_0.4, whole genome shotgun sequence window:
- the gfi1aa gene encoding zinc finger protein Gfi-1 isoform X1 — MPRSFLVKSKRAHSYHQPRSLEDDYSRLDTILAHICAENKSSVESGCCSDSLAIDAQGRVSPPSHLVETADLSSKSPLSCEGSMCGRSPDYEDYWRPPSPSASPGACESLADSEKSFTVDEHTVDENHPFAIPFRPCAWSNYSGSELRHLVQQTYPHHPVSRDRSASLGLYDDRSTDTSLFTERASVAGLYNDYGSATSLFERSSTPRLYADHNLHSKVPDIKAESDLLCSRLLLNGAYKCIKCSKVFSTPHGLEVHVRRSHSGTRPFACEMCGKTFGHAVSLEQHKAVHSQERSFDCKICGKSFKRSSTLSTHLLIHSDTRPYPCQYCGKRFHQKSDMKKHTFIHTGEKPHKCQVCGKAFSQSSNLITHSRKHTGFKPFGCDLCGKGFQRKVDLRRHKETQHGLK, encoded by the exons ATGCCCAGGTCATTCTTGGTGAAGAGCAAACGGGCTCACAGCTACCACCAGCCAAGGTCCCTGGAAGATGATTACAGCAGGCTAGACACGATTTTAGCTCACATATGTGCAG AAAACAAGAGTTCGGTGGAGTCGGGATGCTGTTCCGACTCACTGGCTATCGATGCCCAGGGCAGAGTTTCCCCGCCATCTCACTTGGTGGAGACCGCTGACCTTTCCTCCAAGTCACCGCTCAGCTGCGAGGGCAGCATGTGCGGCCGGTCACCAGACTACGAGGACTACTGGAGACCGCCGTCCCCATCGGCGTCACCCGGTGCGTGCGAGTCGCTTG CTGATTCAGAAAAGTCCTTCACAGTGGACGAACATACTGTGGACGAGAACCACCCGTTTGCAATCCCCTTCCGGCCCTGTGCTTGGAGTAATTACTCCGGGTCTGAGCTCAGGCATCTAGTCCAGCAAACGTACCCGCATCACCCAGTATCCCGGGATCGCAGTGCATCGCTGGGCCTCTACGATGACCGGAGTACCGATACCTCTCTGTTCACCGAGCGGGCTTCTGTTGCGGGACTGTACAATGATTACGGCTCGGCGACGAGTCTGTTCGAAAGGTCAAGCACGCCACGCCTATATGCAGATCACAACCTGCACAGTAAGGTACCAGACATCAAGGCCGAGTCTGACCTGCTCTGCAGCCGGCTTCTGCTGAACGGGGCGTACAAATGCATCAAGTGCAGTAAG GTTTTCTCCACGCCGCACGGTCTGGAGGTTCATGTCCGAAGGTCTCACAGCGGGACCAGGCCTTTTGCCTGTGAGATGTGCGGGAAGACCTTCGGTCACGCGGTGAGCCTGGAGCAGCACAAAGCGGTGCATTCCCAG GAAAGGAGTTTCGACTGCAAAATTTGTGGTAAAAGTTTCAAAAGGTCATCCACTTTGTCCACACATCTGCTCATCCACTCTGACACCCGGCCTTACCCATGTCAGTATTGCGGAAAAAGATTCCACCAGAAGTCAGACATGAAGAAACACACTTTCATTCATACAG GCGAGAAGCCGCACAAGTGCCAGGTGTGTGGAAAAGCCTTCAGTCAGAGCTCCAACCTCATTACCCACAGCCGCAAGCACACCGGTTTCAAGCCTTTTGGATGTGACCTTTGTGGTAAAGGCTTTCAGCGCAAGGTGGATCTGAGAAGACACAAGGAGACCCAGCACGGACTGAAATGA
- the gfi1aa gene encoding zinc finger protein Gfi-1 isoform X2, with product MPRSFLVKSKRAHSYHQPRSLEDDYSRLDTILAHICAENKSSVESGCCSDSLAIDAQGRVSPPSHLVETADLSSKSPLSCEGSMCGRSPDYEDYWRPPSPSASPADSEKSFTVDEHTVDENHPFAIPFRPCAWSNYSGSELRHLVQQTYPHHPVSRDRSASLGLYDDRSTDTSLFTERASVAGLYNDYGSATSLFERSSTPRLYADHNLHSKVPDIKAESDLLCSRLLLNGAYKCIKCSKVFSTPHGLEVHVRRSHSGTRPFACEMCGKTFGHAVSLEQHKAVHSQERSFDCKICGKSFKRSSTLSTHLLIHSDTRPYPCQYCGKRFHQKSDMKKHTFIHTGEKPHKCQVCGKAFSQSSNLITHSRKHTGFKPFGCDLCGKGFQRKVDLRRHKETQHGLK from the exons ATGCCCAGGTCATTCTTGGTGAAGAGCAAACGGGCTCACAGCTACCACCAGCCAAGGTCCCTGGAAGATGATTACAGCAGGCTAGACACGATTTTAGCTCACATATGTGCAG AAAACAAGAGTTCGGTGGAGTCGGGATGCTGTTCCGACTCACTGGCTATCGATGCCCAGGGCAGAGTTTCCCCGCCATCTCACTTGGTGGAGACCGCTGACCTTTCCTCCAAGTCACCGCTCAGCTGCGAGGGCAGCATGTGCGGCCGGTCACCAGACTACGAGGACTACTGGAGACCGCCGTCCCCATCGGCGTCACCCG CTGATTCAGAAAAGTCCTTCACAGTGGACGAACATACTGTGGACGAGAACCACCCGTTTGCAATCCCCTTCCGGCCCTGTGCTTGGAGTAATTACTCCGGGTCTGAGCTCAGGCATCTAGTCCAGCAAACGTACCCGCATCACCCAGTATCCCGGGATCGCAGTGCATCGCTGGGCCTCTACGATGACCGGAGTACCGATACCTCTCTGTTCACCGAGCGGGCTTCTGTTGCGGGACTGTACAATGATTACGGCTCGGCGACGAGTCTGTTCGAAAGGTCAAGCACGCCACGCCTATATGCAGATCACAACCTGCACAGTAAGGTACCAGACATCAAGGCCGAGTCTGACCTGCTCTGCAGCCGGCTTCTGCTGAACGGGGCGTACAAATGCATCAAGTGCAGTAAG GTTTTCTCCACGCCGCACGGTCTGGAGGTTCATGTCCGAAGGTCTCACAGCGGGACCAGGCCTTTTGCCTGTGAGATGTGCGGGAAGACCTTCGGTCACGCGGTGAGCCTGGAGCAGCACAAAGCGGTGCATTCCCAG GAAAGGAGTTTCGACTGCAAAATTTGTGGTAAAAGTTTCAAAAGGTCATCCACTTTGTCCACACATCTGCTCATCCACTCTGACACCCGGCCTTACCCATGTCAGTATTGCGGAAAAAGATTCCACCAGAAGTCAGACATGAAGAAACACACTTTCATTCATACAG GCGAGAAGCCGCACAAGTGCCAGGTGTGTGGAAAAGCCTTCAGTCAGAGCTCCAACCTCATTACCCACAGCCGCAAGCACACCGGTTTCAAGCCTTTTGGATGTGACCTTTGTGGTAAAGGCTTTCAGCGCAAGGTGGATCTGAGAAGACACAAGGAGACCCAGCACGGACTGAAATGA